The Halococcus salifodinae DSM 8989 nucleotide sequence GCCATCCGCAAAGGACTCCGCGAGGAGATGCAGCGCGACGAGCGCGTGATGCTGTACGGGCAAGACGAACACGACGGCGAGTCGTTCGAGGTGACCGCCGGTCTCTACGACGAGTTCGGCGGTCGGCGGGTGAAGAACACGCCGATCAGCGAGGCCGCACAGGTCGGTGCCGCCGTCGGTGCGGCGGCGACGGGAATCCGACCAGTCGTCGAACTCAGTTTTTCCGACTTTATCGGGGTCTGTTTCGACCAAATCATGAACCAGGTGGGGAAGACCCGCTACATGTACGGCGGCGAGAGTGAGGTACCGCTCGTCCTCCGAGCGGCCGAGGGGGGGACCGTCAGCGCCGCTGCCCAGCACTCCGGGACCGTCCACACGCTCGTCTCCCACCTGCCCGGCATCAAGGTCGTCGCGCCCGCGACGCCGGCCGCGTCGAAGGGGCTAATCAAGGAGAGCATCCGGTCGAACGACCCGGTAATGTTCTTCGAGAACAAGTCCATCTACAGCGATCGTGGCGAGGTCCAAACCGATGACCGGACTGTTCCGCTCGGCGAAGCAAGCGTCGAGCGGGCGGGCGACGATGTCACCGTTGTCGCGACCCAGCGACTGTTCGGAGAAGCGATGACCGTCGCCGACGCCCTCGCCGGGGAGGCCGCCCTCGAGGTGATCGACCCGCGGTCGCTGTACCCGCTCGACACCGAGACGATACTCGACAGCGTGGCGAAGACGGGCCGTCTGGTCGTCGCCGACGAGAGCCCGATGTCGTACGGGTTCCACGCCGAGGTGATGGCACGGGTGATGGAAGATGGCTTCTTCACGCTCGACGCACCGCCCCAGCGCGTCGGCGTCGCCGACACGCCGATTCCCTTCGCCTCCGGCCTTGAAGCCGAGGTGTTGCCGAGTGCCCCCGACGTCGAACGGGCGGTTCGTCGTGTCCTCTGAGCGTCCGTAGGGGTCGATGGCGTCCGGCCCTGTGATATGCGCCGTCGTCGGCGTAGCGGTGTCAGTTGGTGTGGACCGCTTCGTCCAGGGTATCGGCGCAGGCTTCCATAACCGCCTCCGAGAACGTGGGGTGGGGG carries:
- a CDS encoding alpha-ketoacid dehydrogenase subunit beta yields the protein MTVREAIRKGLREEMQRDERVMLYGQDEHDGESFEVTAGLYDEFGGRRVKNTPISEAAQVGAAVGAAATGIRPVVELSFSDFIGVCFDQIMNQVGKTRYMYGGESEVPLVLRAAEGGTVSAAAQHSGTVHTLVSHLPGIKVVAPATPAASKGLIKESIRSNDPVMFFENKSIYSDRGEVQTDDRTVPLGEASVERAGDDVTVVATQRLFGEAMTVADALAGEAALEVIDPRSLYPLDTETILDSVAKTGRLVVADESPMSYGFHAEVMARVMEDGFFTLDAPPQRVGVADTPIPFASGLEAEVLPSAPDVERAVRRVL